The following proteins are co-located in the Streptomyces sp. NBC_00435 genome:
- a CDS encoding phosphomevalonate kinase, with translation MSRTVVCRAPGKLFVAGEYAVLSPGEPAVIVAVDRYITVTATSARQADAELVTHLTGGPYLLHRDSDGHLPGRVHTPHPPALRHLLAALSVVDEFRAASRVPPLPVHLAVSSTLHELGVKIGLGSSGAVTVAAVHALDTFYGLGLSAEMRLRLALLATAQEDPHASGADVAASTWGGWIRYTAPDRGRLRHMSATLGVAAALHADWPGLSVRHVAPPATTLHVGWTGTPASSPDKVGRLQDTAWWNSEAHQCFLNRSRRVVDALVQALRPGENRIPLSTIETARRLLSTLDQQTSAGIFTPALTTLCDAARLLGGAGKPSGAGGGDCGIALLPDGADPDALHEAWTDAAISPLALRTAPPSVMTGPTTGPIGPSPRTVATAATGPGTRRTP, from the coding sequence ATGAGCCGGACCGTTGTCTGCCGGGCCCCAGGGAAACTCTTCGTCGCCGGCGAGTACGCGGTTCTCTCCCCTGGCGAGCCGGCGGTCATCGTGGCGGTCGACCGCTACATCACGGTCACTGCTACCTCCGCCCGGCAGGCCGACGCCGAACTCGTCACCCACCTCACCGGCGGCCCCTACCTGCTGCACCGCGACAGTGACGGACACCTTCCCGGCCGCGTCCACACCCCGCATCCTCCAGCCCTCCGGCACCTGCTTGCGGCCCTGTCCGTCGTCGACGAGTTCCGTGCCGCGTCGCGCGTGCCGCCGCTGCCCGTGCACCTGGCCGTCAGCTCCACCCTGCACGAACTGGGTGTCAAGATCGGACTGGGCTCCAGCGGCGCCGTCACTGTCGCCGCCGTGCACGCCCTGGACACCTTCTATGGCCTGGGCCTGTCTGCCGAGATGCGGCTGCGCCTGGCACTGCTGGCGACCGCGCAGGAGGATCCGCATGCCTCCGGCGCGGACGTCGCCGCCAGCACGTGGGGCGGCTGGATCCGCTACACCGCACCCGACCGCGGCCGACTCCGCCACATGAGCGCCACCCTCGGTGTGGCCGCCGCCCTGCACGCCGACTGGCCCGGCCTCTCCGTTCGCCACGTTGCGCCCCCCGCCACAACTTTGCACGTGGGCTGGACCGGCACGCCGGCCTCCAGCCCGGACAAGGTCGGCCGGCTGCAGGACACCGCCTGGTGGAACAGCGAAGCCCATCAGTGTTTCCTCAACCGCAGCCGCCGCGTGGTCGATGCCCTGGTCCAGGCTCTGCGGCCCGGCGAGAACAGAATTCCCCTCAGTACCATCGAAACCGCCCGCAGACTTCTGTCCACCCTTGACCAGCAGACATCCGCGGGAATCTTCACTCCCGCCCTCACCACCCTGTGTGACGCCGCCAGGCTCCTGGGTGGTGCGGGAAAGCCGTCGGGCGCCGGCGGCGGAGACTGCGGCATAGCTCTCCTCCCCGACGGCGCCGACCCGGACGCCCTGCACGAGGCATGGACGGACGCAGCCATCAGCCCCCTCGCCCTGCGCACCGCCCCGCCGTCCGTCATGACCGGACCAACGACAGGACCGATCGGGCCGAGTCCGCGCACCGTAGCGACTGCCGCGACGGGGCCCGGCACAAGGAGGACTCCGTGA
- a CDS encoding hydroxymethylglutaryl-CoA reductase: protein MTIHPATGPGQTAAPADHSTPVPTRWVGPIQITGNAASGGIHVPLATYEAPLWPSVARGARISRLVDDGIRVTLIDERMTRSVLLEAPDAATAYAAAQAIHARTEELRGVTRQSSRFAKLLAIRHEIAGPLLFVRFEFATGDASGHNMATLAADRLMAHILTYIPDISYGSISGNYCTDKKATAINGILGRGKNATAEILVPQAVVAERLHTTATKITRLNVHKNLVGTLLAGGIRSANAHYANMLLALYLATGQDAANIVEGSQGITYADDRDGDLYFSCTLPNLIVGTVGNGKTLPQAEEALTRLGCREHRPTGDNARRLAAITAATVLCGELSLMAAQTNPGELMNAHTRLERASGTRHDN from the coding sequence ATGACCATCCACCCCGCCACCGGGCCCGGCCAGACAGCCGCTCCGGCGGACCACTCCACACCGGTGCCGACCCGATGGGTCGGTCCCATACAGATCACAGGGAATGCCGCGTCGGGCGGAATCCACGTGCCCCTGGCCACTTACGAAGCGCCGCTGTGGCCATCCGTCGCACGGGGGGCCAGGATCTCCCGCCTGGTCGACGACGGAATCAGAGTCACCCTGATCGACGAGCGGATGACACGCTCAGTTCTCCTCGAAGCCCCTGATGCTGCGACCGCCTACGCCGCCGCCCAAGCCATCCACGCCCGGACCGAAGAACTCCGAGGCGTGACCAGGCAGTCCAGCCGCTTCGCAAAACTCCTGGCCATCCGGCACGAGATCGCCGGGCCGCTGCTGTTCGTACGTTTCGAGTTCGCGACCGGCGACGCCTCGGGCCACAACATGGCCACTCTGGCCGCCGACCGCCTCATGGCCCACATCCTCACCTACATCCCCGATATCTCGTACGGGTCGATCTCCGGCAACTACTGCACCGACAAAAAGGCCACCGCGATCAACGGGATCCTCGGCCGCGGCAAAAACGCCACCGCCGAAATCCTCGTCCCCCAAGCCGTCGTCGCCGAACGCCTGCACACCACCGCCACGAAGATCACCCGCCTCAACGTCCACAAGAACCTCGTCGGCACCCTCCTCGCCGGCGGGATCCGCTCCGCCAACGCCCACTACGCCAACATGCTCCTCGCTCTCTACCTGGCCACCGGCCAAGACGCCGCGAACATCGTCGAAGGCTCCCAAGGCATCACCTACGCCGACGACCGGGACGGCGACCTGTACTTCTCCTGCACCCTGCCCAACCTCATCGTCGGCACCGTCGGTAACGGCAAAACCCTGCCCCAGGCCGAAGAAGCACTCACCCGCCTGGGATGCCGCGAACACCGCCCCACCGGCGACAACGCCCGCCGCCTCGCCGCCATCACCGCAGCGACCGTCCTGTGCGGGGAACTATCGCTCATGGCCGCCCAGACCAACCCCGGCGAGCTCATGAACGCCCACACCCGCCTCGAACGCGCGAGCGGAACCCGCCATGACAACTGA
- a CDS encoding hydroxymethylglutaryl-CoA synthase, with amino-acid sequence MTTEPPVGIHDLTFSTTTLVLTHDELARHTGANPAKYRHGIGQTSISIPTPDEDIVTMAAGAGAPIIERHGKDRIRTLLFATETGIDQSKAAGIYVHQLLGLNRNVRVVELKQACYGATAALQLACALVRTDPTQQVLVLAGDIARYDLDSPGEATQGAAAAAILIAAHPNIAVINAPSGLYTRDVMDFWRPNYRTTPLVNGKKSVDTYLEALTATWHDHETRGGLPLEKLRAICYHQPFTRMAYKAHHHLLKTTGTTPTLHAIEGAVAATTTYNETIGNSYTASLYLALAALLDHDTTLGAETIGLFSYGSGSVAEFLTATIQPGYPTALRTQAHQHAIATRTRITYDTYRQLHTAQLPTDGQKHQIPHQTHGPYRLAGIDAHQRHYEASSPRSLASNSAPSPTPPPNRECHESGGHLLRRDP; translated from the coding sequence ATGACAACTGAGCCACCCGTCGGCATCCACGACCTCACCTTCTCCACCACCACTCTCGTCCTGACCCACGACGAACTCGCCCGCCACACCGGCGCTAACCCCGCCAAGTACCGCCACGGCATCGGACAGACCTCCATAAGCATCCCCACCCCGGACGAAGACATCGTCACCATGGCCGCAGGCGCCGGCGCCCCGATCATCGAACGCCACGGGAAAGACAGGATCCGCACCCTCCTCTTCGCCACAGAAACCGGCATCGACCAGTCCAAAGCCGCCGGCATCTACGTCCATCAGCTCCTGGGACTGAACCGCAACGTCCGTGTCGTCGAACTCAAGCAGGCCTGCTACGGCGCCACCGCCGCCCTCCAACTCGCCTGCGCCCTCGTCCGCACCGACCCCACCCAGCAAGTCCTGGTCCTAGCCGGCGACATCGCCCGCTACGACCTCGACAGCCCGGGCGAAGCCACCCAAGGCGCCGCAGCCGCAGCCATCCTCATCGCCGCCCACCCCAACATCGCCGTCATCAACGCCCCCTCCGGCCTCTACACCCGCGACGTCATGGACTTCTGGCGCCCCAACTACCGCACCACCCCCCTCGTCAACGGAAAGAAGTCCGTCGACACCTACCTCGAAGCCCTCACCGCCACCTGGCACGACCACGAGACCCGCGGCGGCCTCCCCCTCGAAAAGCTCCGGGCCATCTGCTACCACCAGCCCTTCACCCGCATGGCGTACAAAGCCCACCACCACCTGCTCAAGACCACCGGCACAACACCCACCCTCCATGCCATCGAAGGTGCAGTCGCGGCCACCACCACCTACAACGAGACCATCGGCAACAGCTACACCGCCTCCCTCTACCTAGCCCTTGCCGCCCTCCTCGACCACGACACCACCCTCGGCGCAGAGACCATCGGCCTCTTCAGCTACGGATCCGGCAGCGTCGCCGAATTCCTCACCGCCACCATCCAGCCCGGATACCCCACCGCGCTGCGCACCCAAGCCCACCAGCACGCCATCGCGACCCGCACACGTATCACCTACGACACCTACCGCCAACTCCACACCGCACAACTCCCCACCGACGGGCAGAAACACCAGATCCCCCACCAGACCCACGGCCCATATCGCCTCGCCGGAATCGACGCCCACCAACGCCACTACGAAGCCAGCTCCCCGCGGTCCCTGGCGAGTAACTCCGCCCCATCACCGACTCCTCCGCCGAACCGGGAGTGTCATGAATCAGGTGGGCACTTGCTCAGAAGGGACCCCTGA
- a CDS encoding terpene synthase family protein, whose translation MSEQVLLPPLYMPLPAAMHPEVDRISARSRQWISKYGLGSPEKIEANNIGEAACLTLPLTPEPITQIYCDVANFAVVLDDLALGGLGGGEGLLRYLPSYICRVRYTCAVPGARLLDADNPIEAPWIDLAQRLHAGSSSALAMQFADALQVWMVAMLAEETGEVNDVNSYLGQRIGGVGNSAAEALLAIGAGLGPDQRMTPAFRALSDAASALTVIDNDLVSYGKETTEGKPASRNLIHLLQEQRGLDFQAALDETVDIHDRMMGLFVRLRDQEYTAASPAMRQYLTGLGHIIRGSWDYYWRESTHRYQGADRVMADGGFADAPVGHGRLDEPAISWWWDQLKNHTDVAEGEGGRDA comes from the coding sequence ATGTCTGAGCAGGTCCTGCTTCCGCCTCTCTATATGCCGCTGCCCGCGGCCATGCACCCCGAGGTCGACCGTATCTCTGCCCGGTCGCGGCAGTGGATCAGCAAGTACGGCCTGGGATCGCCGGAGAAGATCGAGGCGAACAACATCGGCGAGGCCGCGTGCCTGACTCTGCCGCTCACGCCGGAGCCGATTACCCAGATCTACTGTGACGTCGCGAATTTCGCCGTCGTCCTGGACGATCTGGCCCTGGGCGGTCTCGGCGGCGGCGAGGGGCTGCTGCGGTACTTGCCCAGCTACATCTGCCGCGTCAGGTACACCTGTGCCGTTCCCGGTGCCCGGCTGCTGGATGCGGACAATCCGATCGAAGCGCCATGGATCGATCTGGCCCAGCGTCTGCACGCCGGATCCTCTTCCGCGCTTGCCATGCAGTTCGCCGATGCTCTGCAGGTGTGGATGGTGGCGATGCTCGCAGAGGAGACGGGCGAGGTGAACGACGTGAACAGCTATCTCGGCCAGCGCATCGGCGGTGTCGGCAACTCCGCCGCCGAGGCCCTCCTGGCGATCGGGGCCGGCCTAGGCCCGGACCAGCGGATGACGCCCGCGTTCCGCGCGCTGAGTGATGCCGCCAGTGCGCTCACCGTCATCGACAACGACCTGGTCTCCTACGGAAAGGAGACCACCGAGGGCAAACCGGCCTCCCGTAACCTGATCCACCTGCTACAAGAGCAACGTGGCCTGGACTTTCAGGCCGCCCTGGATGAGACCGTGGACATCCACGACCGGATGATGGGCCTGTTCGTGCGCCTGCGGGACCAGGAGTACACGGCGGCGTCGCCCGCGATGCGCCAGTACCTCACCGGACTGGGTCACATCATCCGCGGCAGCTGGGACTACTACTGGCGGGAGAGTACGCACCGCTACCAGGGCGCGGACCGTGTCATGGCCGACGGCGGCTTCGCCGATGCTCCCGTGGGCCACGGACGCCTGGACGAGCCGGCCATCTCCTGGTGGTGGGACCAGCTCAAGAACCACACCGATGTCGCTGAGGGGGAGGGCGGTCGCGATGCATGA
- a CDS encoding IS110 family transposase, with protein MLDTGDVGVFLGMDVGKSAHHGHGLTPAGKKVFDKPMPNSEPKLRAVFDKLIAKFGTVLVIVDQPASIGALPLTVARDAGCEVAYLPGLAMRRIADLYPGEAKTDAKDAAVIADAARTMPHVLRSLELTDEITAELTVLTGFDQDLAAEATRTSNRIRGLLTQFHPSLERVLGPRLDHPAVTWLLERHGSPAALRKAGRRRLVELIRPKAPRMAARLIDEIFDALNEQTVIVPGTGTLDIVIPSLAASLAAVHDQRRALEAQISSLLEAHPLHPVLTSMPGVGVRTAAVLLVTVGDGTGFPSAAHLASYAGLAPTTKSSGTSIHGEHAPRGGNRQLKRAMFLSAFACMNADPASRTYYDRQRARGKTHTQALLRLARQRIGVLFAMLRDGTFYESRVPTITLAA; from the coding sequence ATGTTAGACACCGGTGATGTGGGCGTCTTCCTGGGTATGGACGTCGGAAAGTCCGCCCATCATGGCCATGGGCTGACGCCGGCGGGCAAGAAGGTCTTCGACAAGCCGATGCCCAACAGCGAACCGAAACTGCGGGCCGTCTTCGACAAGCTAATCGCGAAGTTCGGCACGGTGCTGGTGATCGTGGACCAGCCGGCATCGATCGGCGCTCTGCCGCTGACCGTGGCCCGCGACGCGGGCTGCGAGGTCGCCTACCTGCCCGGACTCGCGATGCGGCGGATCGCCGACCTCTACCCGGGCGAGGCGAAGACCGACGCGAAGGACGCGGCGGTGATCGCGGACGCCGCCCGGACGATGCCGCACGTCCTGCGGTCGCTGGAGCTGACCGACGAGATCACCGCCGAGCTCACGGTGCTGACCGGCTTCGACCAAGACCTCGCGGCCGAGGCCACCCGCACCAGCAACCGGATACGCGGCCTGCTCACCCAGTTCCACCCGTCGCTGGAGCGCGTGCTCGGACCCCGGCTGGACCATCCGGCCGTCACCTGGCTCCTCGAGCGCCACGGGTCCCCGGCCGCTTTGCGGAAAGCCGGCCGCCGCAGGCTCGTCGAACTCATCCGCCCGAAGGCGCCGCGGATGGCCGCGCGGCTGATCGACGAGATCTTCGACGCCCTCAACGAGCAGACCGTCATCGTTCCCGGCACGGGCACCCTCGACATCGTGATCCCGTCCCTGGCCGCCTCCCTCGCCGCGGTCCACGACCAGCGCCGAGCACTGGAAGCGCAGATCAGCAGCCTGCTGGAGGCTCACCCTCTTCACCCGGTCCTGACCTCGATGCCGGGAGTCGGGGTCAGGACCGCCGCCGTCCTACTGGTCACCGTCGGCGACGGAACCGGCTTTCCCAGCGCCGCCCACCTCGCCTCCTACGCCGGCCTCGCCCCGACCACGAAGTCGTCGGGGACCTCGATCCACGGCGAACACGCACCCAGAGGCGGAAACCGGCAGCTCAAACGGGCCATGTTCCTCTCCGCCTTCGCCTGCATGAACGCCGACCCGGCATCACGCACCTACTACGACCGCCAACGAGCCCGCGGCAAAACCCACACCCAAGCCCTCCTCCGCCTCGCCCGCCAACGCATCGGCGTCCTGTTCGCCATGCTCCGAGACGGCACCTTCTACGAGTCCAGAGTCCCCACCATCACCCTCGCCGCATGA
- a CDS encoding transposase, protein MTARRYDRERGHGRRETRSIRMLTVTGLGLDFPHVVQAVKILRHRTDLKTGRVTRQTIHAITNMTAREASPQLIGRITRAQWGIEALHHIRDTTFAEDASKIRTGHGPENMATLRNLAINTLRDAGHRNIAAGLREVSYIPFTRPLDLLGLA, encoded by the coding sequence GTGACCGCCCGCCGCTACGACCGCGAGCGCGGGCACGGCCGCCGCGAGACCCGCTCGATACGCATGCTCACCGTCACCGGCCTCGGCCTGGACTTCCCCCACGTCGTCCAAGCGGTGAAGATCCTGCGGCACCGCACCGACCTGAAGACCGGCCGTGTCACCCGCCAGACCATCCACGCCATCACCAACATGACCGCACGCGAGGCATCACCCCAGCTCATCGGCCGTATCACCAGAGCTCAGTGGGGCATCGAGGCCCTCCACCACATCAGAGACACCACATTCGCCGAGGACGCCTCCAAGATCCGCACCGGACACGGGCCCGAGAACATGGCCACCCTGCGCAACCTTGCGATCAACACCCTGCGGGATGCCGGCCACCGCAACATCGCCGCCGGGCTCCGAGAGGTCTCCTACATACCCTTCACCCGCCCGCTCGACCTCCTCGGACTCGCCTGA
- a CDS encoding HEAT repeat domain-containing protein, protein MNALNEALEALTSQSPRERDVRAAELGDLLRGSALSQAVAELIVSRLATLTISEPDYAVRESALNSICEAFNHHKLPLRLLEPLIPGLSTLEPELLKSSLYILGATQDRTAAETITPFLNHHDPEVREEAARALSEIAKGTEDNAIHNS, encoded by the coding sequence ATGAATGCCCTGAACGAGGCCCTGGAAGCACTGACCTCCCAAAGTCCTCGGGAACGCGACGTTCGCGCCGCCGAGCTCGGAGACCTCCTACGAGGCTCTGCCCTGAGCCAGGCAGTCGCCGAGCTGATCGTGTCGCGGCTGGCCACCCTCACCATCAGCGAACCGGACTACGCGGTTCGCGAGTCGGCGCTCAACTCGATCTGCGAGGCGTTCAACCACCACAAGCTGCCCCTGCGACTGCTTGAACCGTTGATCCCCGGCCTTTCCACCTTGGAACCCGAGCTCCTCAAATCCAGCCTCTACATCCTCGGCGCGACCCAGGACCGGACCGCCGCAGAGACGATCACCCCGTTCCTCAACCATCACGACCCGGAAGTCCGAGAGGAGGCCGCCCGCGCGCTCAGCGAGATCGCCAAAGGCACCGAAGACAACGCCATCCACAACTCTTGA
- a CDS encoding M60 family metallopeptidase — translation MTRKTVLSRRMVIAAATLAMAMAAVTVMEADPFASFTVRASAVTPADAAKPYGPTVKADRSDLDVRALGSAEAARKDERRGYRHSSLQPAGRFVTAGQKITVTVPAAVTGLKASVGVEGIYQSLNGGKAKTPVTLALQPGANVITAPLDGLVNLVDETPAGSRTTHVTVTGGQAVPTFVHKTTSPAAFDTQVQTSKAPFAVVIGDRFIAELQRPSLAKYLVKGDIGNRAASIDRVVDVADRTWGLSRDGTGATKRAGHRVRIASPDTGSGYASAAPGRVTFQTKSGAAADLFRSPVTDQWGLWHEIGHTYQPGFVKWAGLGEVTVNITSLAVQKELGQRSRLDGTGMVNGAKKFLAQPDAERQFGKADVWVRLRMFDQLTRAFGDDFYASLAQKDRVEAQMGLTRSLGTDAAMQRFATLAAQTAQRDLRPFFAAWGFPLTADTGKVMAALPALRNRIWENLDSTKPVVERKVTYSPPVVSVKMAGAATLEQRSPGNTLKPVVSATGGTKGVASVTATRIGTGTGQFTQRFVAPDGTPNVIFAPVDVVHGTDIAIRGLDNVDLVVFALDAVSGRIHAVLNSTNQSHVYFKNEEYAAVRYTNAAGTVLADEKMTGTGRGDALVKALDGIPFQNGGVLELRHREPSRMFRWDAGKAAPANTATTQRYRVQGGRLIPTG, via the coding sequence ATGACGAGGAAGACGGTACTGTCCCGCCGCATGGTGATTGCGGCCGCGACGCTGGCCATGGCCATGGCAGCGGTGACGGTCATGGAAGCAGACCCCTTCGCGAGTTTCACGGTGCGGGCCTCGGCGGTCACGCCCGCCGATGCCGCGAAGCCGTACGGCCCCACCGTCAAAGCGGACAGATCGGACCTCGACGTCCGAGCGCTCGGCAGCGCCGAAGCCGCCCGCAAGGATGAGCGCCGTGGCTACCGGCACTCCAGCCTCCAGCCCGCCGGCCGGTTCGTGACCGCGGGACAGAAGATCACCGTCACGGTTCCCGCCGCCGTCACCGGCCTCAAGGCGAGCGTCGGCGTCGAGGGCATCTACCAGAGCCTGAACGGCGGCAAGGCGAAGACCCCGGTGACGCTGGCGCTCCAGCCGGGGGCCAACGTCATCACCGCGCCCCTGGACGGCCTGGTCAACCTCGTCGACGAAACCCCGGCCGGCAGCCGGACCACGCACGTCACCGTCACCGGCGGCCAGGCGGTCCCCACGTTCGTGCACAAGACCACGAGCCCCGCCGCGTTCGACACCCAGGTGCAGACCTCGAAGGCCCCCTTCGCCGTAGTCATCGGCGACCGATTCATCGCGGAGCTGCAGCGTCCTTCGCTTGCGAAGTACCTCGTGAAGGGGGACATAGGGAACCGGGCCGCGTCGATCGACCGTGTGGTCGACGTCGCGGACCGCACCTGGGGTCTCTCGCGCGACGGGACCGGCGCTACGAAGCGGGCCGGACACCGGGTGCGCATCGCGAGTCCGGACACCGGCTCGGGATACGCCAGCGCCGCGCCGGGCCGGGTCACGTTCCAGACCAAGAGCGGTGCGGCGGCAGACCTGTTCAGGAGCCCGGTCACGGACCAGTGGGGCCTGTGGCACGAGATCGGCCACACCTACCAGCCGGGCTTCGTGAAGTGGGCCGGCCTCGGCGAGGTCACCGTGAACATCACCTCGCTCGCGGTGCAGAAGGAACTCGGCCAGCGCAGTCGCCTCGACGGCACGGGCATGGTGAACGGGGCGAAGAAGTTCCTCGCGCAGCCCGACGCCGAGCGCCAGTTCGGCAAGGCCGACGTCTGGGTGCGTCTGCGCATGTTCGACCAGCTCACGCGTGCTTTCGGAGACGACTTCTACGCCAGCCTGGCACAGAAGGACCGGGTCGAGGCGCAGATGGGCCTGACCCGGTCGTTGGGAACCGACGCCGCGATGCAGCGCTTCGCCACACTGGCGGCCCAGACCGCGCAACGTGACCTCCGCCCGTTCTTCGCCGCCTGGGGCTTCCCCCTCACAGCCGACACCGGCAAGGTCATGGCAGCGCTTCCGGCCCTGCGCAACCGCATCTGGGAGAACCTCGACAGTACCAAGCCCGTGGTCGAGCGGAAGGTCACCTACAGCCCTCCGGTGGTCTCCGTGAAGATGGCCGGGGCGGCGACCCTCGAACAGCGCAGCCCCGGCAACACCCTGAAGCCGGTGGTGTCCGCCACGGGAGGCACCAAGGGCGTGGCGAGCGTGACAGCCACCCGCATCGGCACGGGGACGGGACAGTTCACCCAGAGATTCGTCGCACCGGACGGGACACCGAACGTGATCTTCGCCCCGGTCGACGTCGTGCACGGCACGGACATCGCCATCAGGGGACTGGACAACGTCGATCTGGTGGTCTTCGCCCTTGACGCGGTGTCAGGGCGCATCCACGCGGTTCTGAATTCCACGAACCAGTCCCACGTGTACTTCAAGAACGAGGAGTACGCCGCGGTCCGCTACACCAACGCCGCCGGCACCGTGCTCGCGGACGAGAAGATGACCGGCACCGGCCGGGGCGACGCACTCGTGAAAGCCCTCGACGGGATCCCGTTCCAAAACGGGGGCGTGCTGGAGCTCCGTCACCGCGAACCCTCCCGGATGTTCCGCTGGGACGCGGGCAAGGCAGCACCCGCGAACACCGCCACCACCCAGAGGTACCGGGTACAGGGCGGCCGCCTGATCCCGACCGGCTGA
- a CDS encoding transposase: MESMGKKKPRPRRSFTAEFKAEIVELCRRGDRSVGQVARDFELTETAVRSWVRQAEVDAGERDGLTSSEREELAALRRENRRLREDVDILKRATAFFATETR, encoded by the coding sequence ATGGAGAGCATGGGGAAGAAGAAGCCGCGTCCTCGCCGCTCGTTCACGGCGGAGTTCAAGGCCGAGATCGTCGAGCTGTGCCGGCGGGGTGACCGGTCGGTCGGTCAGGTCGCCAGGGATTTCGAGCTGACCGAGACGGCAGTGCGGAGCTGGGTGAGGCAGGCCGAGGTCGACGCCGGCGAGCGGGACGGCCTGACCAGCAGCGAACGCGAGGAACTGGCCGCACTACGGCGGGAGAACCGTAGGTTGCGCGAGGACGTCGACATCCTCAAGCGTGCGACGGCTTTCTTCGCGACGGAGACCCGGTGA
- a CDS encoding IS3 family transposase, with the protein MTVHPFIEAEKTAGHNVKRTCELLKVSRTAYYARRTGTPGPQAVRDAELTSQITAVHQQSRSTYGAPRVHAVLKREGADCGRRRVARLMRQAGLTGRHRRRRHRTTIPDPHASTRPDLVLRNFQPDFSALDTRWCGDITFIATNEGWLYLATVIDIASRRVVGWATADHLRTELVADALRTACRTRRPAGPVIFHSDRGCQYTSRELALLAAEFGIRLSVGRTGQCWDNALAESFFSTLKNELGDTGPWPSRAAARTAIFEWIESWYNLHRLHSSLGYRSPAEYEAALAA; encoded by the coding sequence GTGACGGTGCACCCGTTCATCGAGGCGGAGAAAACCGCAGGTCACAACGTCAAACGGACGTGTGAACTCCTCAAGGTCTCCCGGACCGCCTACTACGCCCGCCGCACTGGCACCCCTGGCCCCCAGGCGGTGCGGGACGCCGAGCTGACCAGTCAGATCACCGCTGTTCACCAGCAGTCCCGCAGCACCTACGGTGCCCCGCGTGTTCACGCCGTCCTCAAGCGCGAGGGCGCCGACTGCGGACGCCGCCGGGTCGCACGGCTGATGCGCCAGGCCGGCCTGACCGGCAGGCACCGACGACGCCGACACCGCACCACCATCCCCGACCCACACGCCTCCACCCGACCTGACCTGGTGCTTCGCAACTTCCAGCCCGATTTCTCGGCTCTCGACACCCGCTGGTGCGGAGACATCACCTTTATCGCCACGAACGAGGGCTGGCTCTATCTGGCCACCGTGATCGACATCGCCTCACGCCGCGTCGTCGGCTGGGCAACGGCCGACCACCTGCGAACCGAGCTCGTCGCCGACGCACTGCGGACCGCCTGCCGGACCCGGCGGCCGGCCGGTCCGGTGATCTTCCACTCCGACCGCGGCTGTCAATACACCAGCCGTGAACTCGCCTTGTTGGCCGCAGAGTTCGGCATTCGTCTGTCGGTCGGACGCACTGGGCAATGCTGGGACAACGCGCTCGCGGAATCGTTCTTCTCGACCCTCAAGAACGAGCTGGGCGACACCGGCCCCTGGCCGAGCCGGGCTGCCGCACGCACCGCGATTTTCGAGTGGATAGAGAGCTGGTACAACTTGCACCGGCTCCACAGCAGCCTCGGCTACCGCAGTCCTGCCGAGTACGAGGCCGCCCTCGCCGCCTGA